A region of the Haemophilus parainfluenzae genome:
CACACACTACGGGCAAAAGCCAGCGAGCTACTGAACCATTATCGAGTAGCGGAACAAATCGAGCAGGAAAAAGCAGAGATGCAACAACGCGGGGAAGTCTTACCGCATTACCGCTTGAGAACATGGAGGGCGGATTTAATCACCGGTGAACCGATAGAAATCAAGCTTCCGCCGGCGCGCCCTTTTGTGATTCCGAGAGGAATGAAAGGGTTGTTTAAAGAGGTGGAGCGTTTAAAAAGATCCATCACAAAACCTGACATTTTTTTAAT
Encoded here:
- a CDS encoding terminase, whose protein sequence is MGYGREIRSQFAKAYAKMGNATHALRMVLGEERAGRMKPHTLRAKASELLNHYRVAEQIEQEKAEMQQRGEVLPHYRLRTWRADLITGEPIEIKLPPARPFVIPRGMKGLFKEVERLKRSITKPDIFLIRNKKIR